A region from the Paludicola sp. MB14-C6 genome encodes:
- a CDS encoding nucleotidyltransferase domain-containing protein: MDSVKPIIQKLTQTLKSTVNGRYAIALAGSYAKGVADKSSDIDFFMFVENPKLYEDRVSIIKGIADDNMPVYVSADFNDGAWGGSMDFFYQGIPVETTVRYIDKMDSVIADCLKGEFEIIPALWTTNGYYTYIYLSEVDFIHPIDDPYGIITSYKEKIRSYPKVLKNAIIHRFFDRSNMWLDNFHYKSAIEREDIMFTGSIVKNTVLDMVQVVFALNETYFTGDKKLEKQLSKLDYCPHKLLDNVEFLMSAPKDKEKLAEQRDILIAIRDRLQYKISEIEE; encoded by the coding sequence ATGGATTCTGTAAAACCAATCATTCAAAAACTAACCCAAACCTTAAAGAGTACAGTGAACGGAAGATATGCAATTGCATTAGCTGGATCCTATGCAAAAGGTGTGGCAGACAAAAGCTCTGATATTGACTTTTTTATGTTTGTAGAAAATCCAAAATTGTATGAAGATCGGGTTTCTATTATCAAGGGAATTGCAGATGATAATATGCCTGTTTATGTGTCAGCCGATTTTAATGATGGTGCATGGGGCGGAAGTATGGACTTCTTTTATCAGGGAATTCCCGTAGAAACAACTGTGAGATATATTGATAAAATGGATTCAGTAATTGCAGATTGTTTAAAAGGTGAATTCGAAATTATTCCCGCATTATGGACTACAAATGGTTATTATACGTATATTTATTTATCTGAAGTAGATTTTATTCACCCAATTGACGATCCATATGGAATTATTACATCCTATAAAGAAAAAATAAGAAGTTACCCAAAAGTATTAAAAAATGCAATTATTCATCGATTCTTTGATCGTTCAAATATGTGGCTCGATAATTTCCATTACAAGAGTGCAATTGAAAGAGAAGATATCATGTTTACGGGTAGTATTGTAAAGAATACGGTACTTGATATGGTGCAAGTTGTTTTTGCTTTGAATGAAACCTATTTTACAGGAGATAAAAAGCTAGAAAAGCAGCTATCAAAGTTAGACTATTGCCCACACAAGCTGCTCGATAATGTGGAATTTTTGATGTCAGCTCCAAAGGATAAAGAAAAGTTGGCTGAACAAAGAGATATTTTGATTGCAATTCGTGACCGATTACAATATAAAATTAGTGAGATAGAAGAATAG
- the rpoB gene encoding DNA-directed RNA polymerase subunit beta codes for MANVRPVPGVNAKLVQLGTNERLSFAKIDEVLEMPNLIEVQKNSYDWFLTQGLKEVFADVAAISDYTGNLVLDFVGYRLDDEPKYSVAECKERDVTYAAPLRVTARLLNKETGEVKEQEIFMGDFPLMTESGTFVINGAERVIVSQLVRSPGVYFSDSYDKTGKKLYASTIIPNRGAWLEYETDSNDFFYVRIDKNRKIPITALIRALLKVRDDVNSEDIAQDYTLGLTTAVGSDSEIVGIFGEDDRLTTTITNKDATKNGEEALLEVYRKLRPGEPPTIESAVKHIVPLLFDEHRYDLSKVGRYKYNKKLAMEHRLVGHILAEPVINELTGEVIAETNEKITREKANEIQRAGVDTVYLSVMEGEKVVKVISNGMVEITDFIESIDKEECGVYELVRFKVLKDILEKASSVEEQIQMVKERINELIPKHIIKDDIFASINYMNNLVYNIGTVDDIDHLGNRRIRTVGELLQNQFRIGFSRMERVIRERMTLQAQDMDVITPQALINIRPVVASIKEFFGSSPLSQFMDQTNPLAELTHKRRLSALGPGGLSRDRAGFEVRDVHYSHYGRMCPIETPEGPNIGLISYLASFARLNEYGFIEAPYRKVDKATGKVLDEVEYMTADIEDSFVVAQANEPLTEEGTFARKRVNARYRDEILETDREAVDYMDVSPKMVVSVATAMIPFLENDDANRALMGANMQRQAVPLLKTESPYVGTGMEYKAAVDSGVVVVSKHNGIVERVSADEVVIKDENNKLQVYKVTKFKRSNQGTCTNQRPIVVKGQAIKAGDVLADGPATCNGEISLGKNALIGFMTWEGYNYEDAVLINEKLVRDDVYTSIHIEEYETEARDTKLGPEEITRDIPNVGEDALKDLDENGIIRIGAEVRAGDILVGKVTPKGETELTAEERLLRAIFGEKAREVRDTSLKVPHGECGIIVDVKVFTRENCDELSPGVNKVVRCYIAQKRKISVGDKMAGRHGNKGVVSRILPQEDMPFLPDGTPLDIVLNPLGVPSRMNIGQVLEVHLGRAAAALGFKMMTPVFDGAHEDDIRDCLKAAGLRDDGKTILYDGRTGELFDNPVTVGYMYYLKLHHLVDDKIHARSTGPYSLVTQQPLGGKAQFGGQRFGEMEVWALEAYGAAYTLQEILTVKSDDVEGRVKTYEAIVKGQNVPKPGIPESFKVLIKELQSLGLDVKVLDKDNLEIDLKNSFEDDDAGLQPVIDDSEYVEDSDFEGYSVEEVEFEDDDYDFDLDSDSDSDSDFEDDSDTELF; via the coding sequence ATGGCAAATGTCAGACCTGTTCCAGGGGTAAACGCCAAACTAGTTCAACTTGGCACAAACGAGCGTTTGAGTTTTGCGAAAATTGATGAAGTATTAGAAATGCCTAACCTCATCGAAGTACAAAAGAACTCATATGATTGGTTTTTAACACAAGGACTTAAAGAAGTATTTGCTGATGTAGCTGCTATTAGCGATTACACAGGAAACTTAGTTTTGGACTTTGTGGGTTATCGTTTAGATGACGAACCAAAATACTCAGTGGCTGAGTGTAAAGAGAGAGACGTAACATATGCGGCACCTTTAAGAGTGACTGCTCGCCTTTTAAATAAGGAAACTGGAGAAGTAAAAGAGCAAGAAATCTTTATGGGTGACTTCCCATTAATGACTGAGAGTGGTACTTTCGTTATCAATGGTGCAGAACGTGTTATTGTATCTCAATTAGTGCGTTCACCAGGTGTGTATTTCAGTGATTCCTATGATAAAACAGGTAAAAAGCTGTATGCATCAACTATTATCCCAAACCGTGGTGCATGGTTGGAATATGAAACAGACTCCAATGACTTTTTCTATGTTCGTATCGATAAAAACAGAAAAATTCCGATTACTGCATTGATTCGTGCATTATTAAAAGTGCGTGATGATGTAAATTCTGAAGATATTGCACAAGACTATACTTTAGGCTTAACAACTGCAGTAGGCAGCGATAGCGAAATCGTTGGTATTTTTGGCGAAGATGATAGATTAACTACTACTATTACAAATAAAGATGCTACTAAAAATGGTGAGGAAGCTTTATTAGAAGTATATCGTAAACTTCGTCCAGGCGAACCACCAACAATTGAAAGTGCTGTGAAGCACATTGTTCCTTTATTATTTGATGAACATCGCTATGACCTATCTAAGGTTGGTAGATATAAATATAATAAAAAACTTGCTATGGAGCATCGCTTAGTAGGCCATATTCTTGCTGAGCCGGTAATCAATGAATTAACCGGTGAAGTAATTGCTGAAACAAACGAGAAAATTACTCGTGAAAAGGCAAACGAAATTCAAAGAGCTGGTGTAGATACTGTTTACTTGTCTGTAATGGAAGGCGAAAAAGTTGTTAAAGTAATTTCAAACGGAATGGTTGAAATTACGGACTTTATCGAAAGTATTGACAAAGAAGAATGTGGTGTTTACGAACTAGTACGTTTTAAAGTATTAAAAGATATCTTAGAAAAAGCTTCTTCTGTTGAAGAGCAAATTCAAATGGTAAAAGAAAGAATTAACGAGTTAATTCCGAAACACATCATTAAAGACGATATCTTTGCTTCTATTAACTACATGAACAATTTAGTTTACAATATTGGTACTGTTGATGATATTGACCATTTAGGTAATCGTCGTATTCGTACTGTAGGCGAATTGCTACAAAATCAATTTAGAATTGGTTTCTCTAGAATGGAAAGAGTGATTCGTGAAAGAATGACTTTACAAGCACAAGACATGGATGTTATTACTCCTCAAGCGTTAATTAACATTCGTCCTGTTGTAGCTTCTATTAAAGAATTCTTTGGTTCTTCTCCACTTTCTCAATTCATGGATCAAACAAACCCATTGGCAGAGTTAACTCATAAACGTCGTTTATCAGCATTAGGTCCTGGTGGTCTTTCTCGAGACAGAGCCGGATTCGAAGTTCGTGACGTTCACTATAGCCATTATGGAAGAATGTGTCCAATTGAGACCCCCGAAGGTCCAAACATCGGTTTGATTTCTTATCTTGCTTCTTTTGCTCGATTAAATGAATATGGTTTCATTGAAGCTCCATATCGTAAAGTAGATAAAGCAACAGGTAAAGTATTAGATGAAGTAGAGTATATGACTGCTGATATCGAAGATAGCTTTGTTGTAGCCCAAGCGAATGAGCCATTAACTGAAGAAGGCACTTTTGCAAGAAAAAGAGTTAATGCTCGTTATAGAGATGAAATCTTGGAAACTGACCGTGAAGCAGTAGACTACATGGACGTTTCTCCTAAGATGGTTGTATCTGTTGCGACAGCAATGATTCCATTCTTAGAAAATGATGACGCAAACCGTGCATTGATGGGTGCAAACATGCAACGTCAGGCTGTTCCTCTATTAAAAACCGAATCTCCTTATGTAGGAACCGGTATGGAATATAAAGCGGCTGTTGATTCAGGCGTAGTTGTTGTTTCTAAACACAATGGTATTGTTGAAAGAGTTTCTGCTGATGAAGTTGTAATTAAAGATGAAAATAACAAGCTTCAAGTTTACAAGGTTACAAAATTCAAACGTTCTAACCAAGGTACTTGTACAAACCAACGTCCTATCGTTGTAAAAGGTCAAGCAATTAAAGCAGGTGACGTATTAGCAGATGGACCTGCAACTTGTAACGGTGAAATCAGCTTAGGTAAAAATGCGTTAATCGGATTTATGACTTGGGAAGGTTATAACTACGAGGATGCGGTTTTAATCAATGAAAAGTTAGTTCGTGATGATGTATATACTTCTATCCATATCGAAGAATATGAAACAGAAGCACGTGATACAAAATTAGGCCCAGAAGAGATTACAAGAGATATTCCAAACGTTGGTGAGGATGCCTTAAAAGATCTTGATGAAAACGGTATTATTCGTATCGGTGCTGAAGTAAGAGCCGGCGATATTTTAGTAGGTAAGGTTACACCAAAGGGTGAAACTGAACTTACTGCTGAAGAACGCCTATTAAGAGCAATCTTCGGTGAAAAAGCAAGAGAAGTAAGAGATACTTCCTTAAAGGTTCCTCATGGTGAATGTGGTATTATCGTAGACGTAAAAGTATTTACAAGAGAAAACTGTGATGAATTAAGCCCTGGAGTTAATAAAGTTGTTCGTTGCTATATTGCTCAAAAGAGAAAAATCTCTGTTGGAGACAAAATGGCGGGTCGTCATGGTAATAAGGGTGTTGTTTCCCGTATTCTACCTCAAGAAGATATGCCATTCTTACCAGATGGTACTCCACTAGATATCGTTTTGAACCCTCTAGGCGTACCTTCTCGTATGAACATCGGTCAGGTACTTGAAGTTCACTTAGGTCGTGCAGCTGCTGCATTAGGCTTTAAGATGATGACACCGGTATTCGATGGTGCTCATGAGGATGATATTCGTGATTGTCTAAAAGCTGCTGGCTTAAGAGATGATGGTAAAACAATTCTTTATGATGGACGTACCGGAGAATTATTTGATAATCCTGTAACTGTAGGTTATATGTATTACCTCAAACTTCATCACCTTGTTGATGATAAAATCCATGCTCGTTCTACTGGTCCTTACTCACTTGTTACGCAACAACCTCTTGGTGGTAAAGCGCAATTTGGTGGTCAAAGATTTGGTGAGATGGAGGTTTGGGCACTTGAAGCTTATGGTGCGGCTTACACTCTACAAGAAATCTTAACAGTTAAATCAGATGACGTTGAAGGACGTGTTAAGACCTATGAAGCTATTGTTAAAGGTCAAAATGTTCCAAAACCTGGTATCCCTGAGTCATTTAAAGTATTGATTAAAGAGCTTCAATCACTGGGCTTAGATGTCAAAGTGCTTGATAAAGATAACTTGGAAATCGATTTGAAAAACTCATTCGAAGATGATGATGCAGGGTTACAACCTGTTATTGATGATTCTGAGTATGTTGAAGATTCCGATTTTGAAGGTTATTCTGTTGAAGAAGTTGAATTTGAAGATGATGATTACGATTTTGATTTGGATTCAGATTCAGATTCTGATAGCGACTTTGAGGATGATTCAGACACAGAACTATTTTAA
- the rpoC gene encoding DNA-directed RNA polymerase subunit beta' has product MEFNVFESIKIGLASPEQVREWSYGEVKKPETINYRTLKPERDGLFCERIFGPQKDWECHCGKYKRLRFKGKVCDKCGVEVTRAKVRRERMGHIELAAPVSHIWYFKGIPSRMGLLLDISPRRLEEVIYFAKYIVIDPGSTPLEKGQLLTELEHMDMREKYDEDFRAGMGAEAVKELLVELDLPKLSEELKEALETATGQKRVRYLKRLEVVEAFRTSGNRPEWMILDVVPVIPPDIRPMVQLDGGRFATSDLNDLYRRVINRNNRLKRLLELSAPDIIVRNEKRMLQEAVDALIDNGRRGRPVTGPNNRPLKSLSDMLKGKQGRFRQNLLGKRVDYSGRSVIVVGPELKMYQCGLPKEMALELFKPFVMKRLVETGQSNNIKSARKMVERAREEVWDALEIVIKDHPVLLNRAPTLHRLGIQAFEPVLVEGRALKLHPLVCTAYNADFDGDQMAVHVPLSAEAQAEARFLMLAANNILKPSDGRPVAVPTQDMVLGSYYLTLQKDGEKGEGKIFKDVNEALMAYNEGVISLHAKVKIRLSKQIGDTKVSKIIDTTIGRVIFNQTIPQDLGYVDRSNNENQFALEVDFLVKKKQLGDIIDRCIRVHGTAKTAEVLDKVKALGFKFSTKGAITVAVCDATIPPQKKQYLAEAEAAIEDINDQFQMGLISNEERTKLVLKTWDKTTNLVTVALQENLDNYNPIFMMADSGARGSINQIRQLAGMRGLIANTSGTTIEVPIRANYREGLNILEYFISSRGARKGLADTALRTADSGYLTRRLVDVSQDVIIRQDDCGTHNGIEVYAITEGKEMIEPLEDRLIGRYLVEDYVDEKTGEVLVSKDKLMGAYDAKKLINAGVTNIRIRSILTCESKQGVCTKCYGSNLATGNPVAIGEAVGVIAAQSIGEPGTQLTMRTFHTGGIASAEDITQGLPRIEELFEGRKPKNSAVIAEIDGRVRIEEIKRTRHIFVTNFDGEERDYPIPYGYRIKVVDGDTIQKGEAMTEGSVNPHDVLAVKGEQEVQNYLNSEVQKVYRMQGVDINDKHIEVIVRQMMRKVRVSDAGSSDLLPGALADRSEVETANRAIQARMDAGEIGLKLCEYSAVLLGITKASLATDSFLSAASFQETTRVLTEAAIKGKVDPLLGLKENVIIGKLVPAGTGMNCYRNVEVVKVQEEPQTDDSQDDMDIEFQQQETIVSAE; this is encoded by the coding sequence ATGGAATTTAACGTATTTGAGTCTATAAAAATAGGGCTAGCCTCTCCTGAACAAGTGAGAGAATGGTCTTATGGCGAAGTAAAAAAACCAGAAACGATAAACTATCGTACTTTAAAACCAGAGCGTGACGGCCTTTTCTGCGAAAGAATTTTTGGTCCACAAAAAGACTGGGAATGTCATTGCGGTAAATATAAAAGACTACGTTTCAAAGGCAAAGTATGTGATAAATGTGGTGTAGAAGTTACCCGTGCAAAGGTAAGACGTGAAAGAATGGGACACATTGAGCTTGCAGCTCCTGTGTCACATATCTGGTACTTTAAAGGTATCCCTTCTCGTATGGGATTATTATTAGATATTTCTCCTAGAAGACTAGAAGAAGTAATCTATTTTGCAAAATATATCGTAATTGATCCAGGTTCAACTCCATTGGAAAAAGGTCAACTTTTAACAGAGCTTGAGCATATGGATATGCGTGAAAAATATGACGAAGATTTTAGAGCAGGAATGGGTGCTGAGGCTGTTAAAGAGCTTTTAGTAGAACTTGATTTACCAAAATTAAGCGAAGAGCTAAAAGAAGCTTTAGAAACTGCAACAGGTCAAAAACGTGTTCGTTATTTAAAACGTCTTGAAGTTGTTGAAGCATTCAGAACTTCAGGCAACCGTCCTGAGTGGATGATACTTGATGTAGTTCCTGTAATTCCACCAGATATTCGTCCAATGGTTCAATTAGATGGTGGCCGTTTCGCTACTTCTGATTTGAATGATCTTTATAGAAGAGTAATCAACAGAAACAATCGTTTGAAAAGATTGTTAGAGCTATCTGCTCCTGACATTATTGTTCGTAATGAAAAACGTATGTTACAAGAAGCAGTAGATGCATTGATTGATAATGGCAGACGTGGCCGTCCTGTAACAGGACCAAACAATCGTCCATTAAAATCTCTTTCTGATATGCTAAAAGGTAAACAAGGTCGTTTCCGTCAAAACCTACTAGGTAAACGTGTTGACTATTCAGGACGTTCTGTTATCGTTGTAGGTCCTGAACTAAAAATGTACCAATGTGGTTTACCAAAAGAAATGGCTCTTGAGTTGTTTAAACCATTCGTAATGAAACGTTTAGTAGAAACAGGTCAATCCAACAATATTAAGAGTGCTAGAAAGATGGTTGAGCGTGCAAGAGAAGAAGTTTGGGATGCTCTTGAAATCGTAATTAAAGATCACCCGGTACTATTAAACCGTGCGCCAACGCTTCATAGACTTGGTATTCAAGCTTTCGAACCAGTATTAGTAGAAGGTAGAGCACTAAAACTTCACCCACTTGTATGTACAGCTTACAACGCTGACTTCGACGGTGACCAAATGGCTGTTCACGTTCCTCTATCTGCTGAAGCACAAGCCGAAGCACGTTTTCTAATGCTTGCAGCAAACAATATCTTAAAACCTTCTGATGGACGCCCTGTTGCAGTTCCAACACAAGACATGGTTCTTGGTTCTTACTATCTAACATTGCAAAAAGATGGTGAAAAAGGCGAAGGCAAAATCTTCAAAGATGTGAATGAAGCTTTGATGGCTTATAACGAAGGTGTTATTAGTCTTCATGCAAAAGTAAAAATTCGCTTAAGCAAACAAATTGGTGATACTAAGGTTAGCAAAATTATTGATACAACAATTGGTCGTGTAATCTTTAACCAAACAATTCCTCAAGATTTAGGCTATGTAGATCGTTCTAATAACGAAAACCAATTTGCTTTAGAAGTTGATTTCTTAGTTAAGAAAAAACAACTCGGCGATATTATTGATCGTTGTATTCGTGTTCATGGTACTGCAAAAACTGCAGAAGTTTTAGATAAAGTAAAAGCATTGGGCTTTAAGTTCTCAACAAAAGGTGCAATTACTGTTGCGGTATGTGATGCTACAATTCCTCCACAAAAGAAACAATATCTAGCTGAAGCAGAAGCTGCTATTGAAGATATTAACGACCAATTCCAAATGGGTCTTATCTCAAATGAAGAGCGAACAAAGTTAGTATTGAAAACTTGGGATAAAACAACAAACCTAGTTACAGTTGCACTTCAAGAAAACTTGGATAATTACAATCCAATTTTTATGATGGCTGACTCTGGAGCTCGTGGTAGTATCAATCAGATTAGACAGCTTGCTGGTATGCGTGGATTGATTGCCAACACATCTGGTACAACAATTGAAGTACCAATTCGTGCAAACTATCGTGAAGGCTTGAATATCTTGGAATACTTCATTTCTTCTCGTGGTGCGAGAAAAGGTCTTGCTGATACCGCTCTTAGAACTGCTGACTCAGGTTACTTGACTCGTCGTTTGGTTGACGTTTCTCAAGACGTTATTATCCGACAAGATGATTGTGGAACGCATAATGGTATTGAAGTTTATGCAATCACAGAAGGAAAAGAAATGATTGAGCCATTAGAAGACCGTTTAATCGGACGTTATCTAGTGGAAGATTATGTAGATGAAAAAACCGGTGAAGTGCTTGTATCTAAAGATAAGCTAATGGGCGCATATGATGCGAAAAAGCTTATCAATGCAGGCGTTACCAATATTCGAATTCGTTCTATTCTTACTTGTGAATCCAAACAAGGTGTTTGTACAAAATGTTATGGTTCTAACCTTGCTACTGGTAATCCGGTTGCAATTGGTGAGGCAGTAGGTGTTATTGCTGCTCAATCAATTGGTGAGCCTGGTACTCAGTTGACAATGCGTACGTTCCATACTGGTGGTATTGCATCTGCAGAAGATATTACACAAGGTCTTCCAAGAATCGAAGAGTTGTTTGAAGGAAGAAAACCAAAGAACTCAGCAGTTATTGCTGAAATTGATGGTAGAGTTCGTATTGAAGAAATCAAACGTACTCGTCACATTTTCGTTACAAACTTCGATGGAGAAGAACGTGATTACCCAATTCCATATGGTTATAGAATTAAAGTTGTTGATGGCGATACAATTCAAAAAGGTGAGGCTATGACAGAAGGTTCTGTTAACCCACATGATGTTCTTGCTGTTAAAGGTGAACAAGAAGTTCAAAACTATTTAAATAGTGAGGTTCAAAAGGTTTACCGTATGCAAGGTGTTGATATCAACGATAAGCATATCGAGGTTATCGTTCGTCAAATGATGCGTAAAGTTCGAGTATCCGATGCAGGAAGCTCTGATTTACTTCCAGGAGCTTTAGCTGATAGAAGTGAAGTAGAAACTGCAAATCGTGCAATTCAAGCAAGAATGGATGCCGGCGAAATTGGCTTAAAACTTTGTGAATATTCAGCTGTATTACTTGGTATTACAAAGGCTTCTCTTGCAACTGACAGCTTCTTATCTGCTGCTTCATTCCAAGAAACAACTAGAGTATTAACCGAAGCTGCTATAAAAGGTAAGGTTGACCCATTATTAGGCTTGAAAGAAAACGTAATTATCGGTAAATTGGTTCCAGCAGGTACTGGCATGAATTGCTATAGAAATGTAGAAGTCGTAAAAGTACAAGAAGAGCCACAAACTGATGACTCTCAAGATGATATGGATATTGAGTTTCAACAACAAGAAACAATCGTATCAGCAGAATAA
- the rpsL gene encoding 30S ribosomal protein S12 — MPTFNQLVRKGRQVNEKKSGAPALQETFNTMKKAYSEQSSPQKRGVCTTVRTMTPKKPNSALRKVARVRLTNGYEVSAYIPGIGHNLQEHSVVLIRGGRIKDLPGVRYHIVRGTLDAQGVNNRNQSRSKYGTKRPKAGAKK, encoded by the coding sequence ATGCCAACATTTAATCAGTTAGTACGTAAAGGTAGACAAGTGAATGAGAAGAAATCAGGTGCGCCTGCACTACAAGAAACTTTCAATACAATGAAAAAAGCTTATAGTGAACAAAGTTCTCCACAAAAACGTGGTGTTTGTACTACAGTTAGAACGATGACTCCTAAAAAGCCTAACTCAGCTCTTAGAAAAGTTGCCAGAGTAAGACTTACAAATGGATACGAAGTTTCTGCTTATATCCCAGGTATCGGTCATAACTTACAAGAACATAGCGTTGTCTTAATTCGTGGTGGTCGTATTAAAGACTTACCTGGTGTTCGTTACCATATTGTACGTGGTACCCTTGATGCACAAGGTGTAAACAACAGAAACCAATCTCGTTCTAAATACGGAACAAAACGTCCAAAAGCAGGGGCTAAAAAGTAA
- the rpsG gene encoding 30S ribosomal protein S7: MPRRGNIAKRDVLPDPLYKSKQVTRLINSIMLDGKKGVAQKIVYGAFEIIAEKSGKDALEVFEAALENIMPVLEVKARRVGGATYQVPMEVRPERRQTLGLRWLTTYARSRGERTMKERLAGELLDAMNGSGAACKKREDTHKMAEANKAFAHYRW; the protein is encoded by the coding sequence GTGCCAAGAAGAGGTAATATCGCAAAACGTGATGTTTTGCCAGATCCACTTTACAAATCAAAGCAAGTTACTCGTCTTATCAACAGCATTATGCTAGATGGTAAAAAGGGTGTTGCACAAAAGATTGTATACGGTGCATTTGAAATCATTGCTGAGAAATCAGGTAAAGATGCGTTAGAGGTGTTTGAAGCAGCTCTAGAGAATATAATGCCTGTATTAGAAGTTAAAGCTCGTCGTGTAGGTGGTGCAACATACCAAGTACCGATGGAAGTACGTCCTGAAAGACGTCAAACTTTAGGCTTACGTTGGTTAACAACTTATGCAAGAAGCCGTGGCGAAAGAACAATGAAAGAACGTTTAGCAGGGGAATTACTTGATGCTATGAATGGCTCAGGTGCAGCTTGCAAAAAACGTGAAGATACACACAAAATGGCTGAAGCTAACAAAGCATTTGCACACTACAGATGGTAG